From a region of the Constantimarinum furrinae genome:
- the mnmE gene encoding tRNA uridine-5-carboxymethylaminomethyl(34) synthesis GTPase MnmE, with protein MIHNDTIVALATPSGAGAIAVIRLSGIDAISTASSLFHSVSKKKLENQKTHTVHLGHIKDGDRVIDEVLATLFKNPNSYTGEDVVEISCHGSPFIQQEIIQLCLRSGCRMAQAGEFTLRAFINGKMDLSQAEAVADLIASDSAASHQLAIQQMRGGFSSEIKLLREELLHFASLIELELDFAEEDVEFANREDFQKLISRITQVLKRLIDSFATGNVLKNGIPVAIVGEPNVGKSTLLNALLNEERSIVSDIAGTTRDTIEDELSIGGIGFRFIDTAGIRETTDTIEGLGIKKTFEKMEAAQVVVYLFDASLLGSKNTHSTSQTSPNLVGDMSQILIEIEKVKNRFPQKQLIVIANKSDQLSTHEIKQLSASLNTLNGLHHLLISAKTGEGIEELKTRLLDFVNTGALRNNETIVTNTRHYDALLKALEEIQKVQSGIDSNLSGDLLAIDIRQALYYFGEITGEITNDDLLGNIFANFCIGK; from the coding sequence ATGATACACAACGATACCATAGTTGCCTTAGCAACACCTTCGGGAGCAGGAGCCATCGCCGTCATCAGGCTTTCGGGAATTGATGCAATTTCCACAGCGTCTTCACTGTTTCATTCAGTTTCAAAAAAGAAACTTGAAAATCAAAAAACGCACACAGTACACCTTGGGCATATTAAAGATGGTGATCGAGTGATCGACGAGGTACTGGCCACCCTGTTTAAGAATCCCAACAGTTATACCGGAGAAGATGTGGTTGAAATCTCTTGTCACGGGAGCCCCTTCATTCAACAGGAAATCATACAATTATGCCTAAGAAGTGGTTGCAGAATGGCACAGGCCGGTGAATTTACATTACGCGCATTCATAAACGGCAAGATGGATCTGAGTCAGGCCGAAGCCGTAGCCGATCTTATCGCTTCAGACAGTGCGGCTTCGCACCAGCTGGCTATTCAACAAATGCGTGGCGGCTTCTCTTCTGAAATTAAATTGCTTCGGGAGGAATTATTGCATTTTGCGTCGCTTATTGAACTTGAATTGGATTTTGCGGAAGAGGATGTAGAGTTTGCAAACCGTGAAGATTTTCAGAAACTTATATCCCGAATAACACAAGTCCTGAAACGGCTAATAGATTCATTCGCAACCGGAAATGTGCTCAAGAACGGGATACCTGTTGCTATAGTAGGCGAACCCAATGTGGGAAAATCTACCTTGTTAAATGCCTTGCTCAACGAGGAGCGTTCTATAGTGAGTGATATAGCAGGTACTACGAGAGATACTATTGAAGATGAATTGTCAATTGGCGGTATAGGGTTTAGGTTTATAGATACGGCAGGAATTAGAGAGACAACAGATACCATAGAAGGACTTGGAATAAAAAAAACCTTCGAAAAAATGGAAGCGGCACAGGTGGTTGTTTATTTATTCGACGCTTCTCTATTAGGGTCAAAGAATACCCATTCTACGTCTCAAACATCGCCCAATCTAGTGGGGGATATGTCACAGATCCTTATAGAGATCGAGAAAGTAAAGAACAGATTTCCGCAGAAGCAGCTGATCGTGATAGCTAACAAGAGTGACCAACTTTCAACTCACGAGATAAAACAGCTTTCCGCTTCATTGAATACGCTCAATGGACTACACCATCTTCTTATTTCAGCCAAAACCGGTGAAGGTATAGAGGAATTAAAAACCAGACTGCTCGACTTTGTGAATACAGGTGCACTACGCAATAATGAAACTATAGTGACCAATACACGACATTATGATGCCCTGCTGAAGGCATTAGAAGAAATTCAGAAAGTACAAAGCGGAATCGACAGTAATCTAAGCGGAGACCTACTGGCCATCGATATACGACAAGCCCTGTACTATTTTGGAGAGATCACCGGAGAGATCACCAACGATGATCTTTTAGGAAATATCTTTGCAAATTTC